One window from the genome of Metabacillus flavus encodes:
- the minD gene encoding septum site-determining protein MinD — protein MGEAIVVTSGKGGVGKTTTSANLGTSLAILGKKVCLVDTDIGLRNLDVVMGLENRIIYDLVDVVEGRCKIHQALVKDKRFDDLLYLLPAAQTSDKSAVSPEQMKKLIDELKQDYDYIVIDCPAGIEQGFKNAVAGADKAIVVTTPEVSAVRDADRIIGLLEKEEIEPPKLVINRIRTHLVQNGDMLDVDEIVAHLSIDLLGIVADDDQVIKASNSGEPIAMDPNNRASIAYRNIARRILGESVPLQILDQQNLGFLDKLKKFFGARV, from the coding sequence GTGGGAGAGGCGATTGTTGTAACCTCAGGTAAAGGTGGAGTTGGCAAAACAACCACCTCCGCCAATTTAGGAACGTCCCTGGCCATTTTAGGCAAAAAGGTTTGTCTTGTAGACACAGATATCGGTTTGCGGAATCTGGACGTCGTCATGGGACTTGAAAACCGGATTATCTATGATTTGGTGGATGTGGTGGAAGGACGCTGCAAAATCCATCAGGCACTTGTAAAGGACAAGCGTTTTGATGACCTGCTGTACTTGCTTCCGGCAGCACAGACGAGTGATAAATCAGCTGTCTCGCCTGAACAAATGAAAAAGCTTATTGATGAGCTGAAGCAGGATTATGATTATATTGTGATCGATTGCCCGGCCGGCATTGAGCAGGGCTTCAAAAATGCTGTGGCTGGTGCGGATAAAGCGATTGTTGTAACCACTCCGGAAGTTTCTGCAGTAAGGGATGCAGACAGAATCATCGGGCTTCTTGAGAAAGAAGAAATCGAGCCGCCAAAGCTTGTCATTAACCGGATACGCACTCATCTCGTTCAAAATGGAGACATGCTGGATGTTGATGAGATTGTCGCGCATCTGTCCATTGATCTGCTGGGTATTGTTGCTGATGATGATCAGGTAATCAAGGCATCAAACAGCGGTGAACCGATTGCGATGGATCCGAACAACCGCGCATCGATTGCCTATCGTAATATTGCCAGAAGAATTCTCGGGGAATCGGTTCCCCTTCAAATTCTTGACCAGCAAAACTTAGGTTTTTTAGATAAACTGAAAAAGTTTTTCGGAGCACGCGTGTAA
- the radC gene encoding RadC family protein: MNVPLLKIRDFPAEERPRERLLNDGPGSLSNQELIAILLRTGSSSESVLQLASRMLSHFEGLRLLKDASIEEMTAISGIGQAKAVQIMASMELGRRILQLSSEDRYVIRSPQDGANYVMEEMRFLTQEHFVCIYLNTKNHVIHKHTVFIGSLNASIVHPREVFKEAFRRSAASFICIHNHPSGDPSPSREDIEVTKRLSECGKMIGIELLDHLIIGDRKFISLKEKGYL; the protein is encoded by the coding sequence ATGAATGTACCGCTGCTTAAAATCCGTGATTTCCCCGCAGAAGAAAGACCAAGAGAGCGGCTTCTGAATGATGGGCCGGGAAGCCTGTCAAATCAGGAGCTGATCGCCATTCTATTAAGAACGGGCTCGAGCAGCGAATCTGTTCTTCAGCTCGCTTCAAGGATGCTTTCCCATTTTGAAGGATTGCGGCTGCTAAAGGATGCTTCGATAGAGGAAATGACTGCCATTTCCGGGATTGGACAAGCGAAAGCTGTTCAAATTATGGCATCAATGGAGCTCGGAAGAAGAATTCTGCAGCTTTCAAGCGAAGATCGCTATGTCATTCGATCTCCGCAGGACGGAGCGAATTATGTAATGGAAGAAATGAGATTCCTGACACAGGAGCACTTTGTTTGTATTTATCTCAATACGAAAAACCACGTCATCCATAAACACACCGTTTTTATCGGAAGTCTGAACGCCTCGATTGTTCATCCAAGAGAAGTTTTTAAAGAAGCGTTCAGAAGATCCGCAGCTTCATTTATCTGTATCCACAACCATCCCTCAGGAGACCCGTCTCCAAGCCGTGAAGACATCGAAGTTACGAAAAGACTATCCGAATGCGGGAAGATGATTGGAATAGAATTACTTGATCATTTAATCATCGGGGACAGAAAATTCATCAGCTTGAAGGAAAAAGGCTATTTGTAA
- the minC gene encoding septum site-determining protein MinC has product MKAQKQQYVTIKGTKDGLTLYLDDGCTYETLILELEEMLSSKQYVQENGPLIGVSVKSGKRLLSEEQQQMVKTTIRKKKNLVVENIESDVVTKEEANRLKKEAEVVKAARIVRSGQVLQVEGDLLLIGDVNPGGTVIANGSIFVLGALRGTAHAGYNGNSRAIIAASVMAPAQLKIYDSLNQSPERIHVDEHGMECAYIDDDGQMKRDRLQNVMYVRPDVTTLEGGM; this is encoded by the coding sequence GTGAAAGCCCAAAAACAGCAGTATGTAACAATAAAAGGAACAAAGGACGGCCTCACTCTATATTTGGATGACGGGTGCACCTACGAAACACTTATTCTTGAACTGGAAGAGATGCTTTCCTCTAAGCAGTATGTGCAGGAAAACGGGCCTTTAATCGGAGTTAGTGTGAAGTCCGGCAAACGGCTTCTTTCAGAAGAACAGCAGCAAATGGTGAAAACGACAATCCGCAAAAAGAAGAATCTTGTGGTCGAAAACATTGAGTCTGATGTCGTGACGAAAGAAGAAGCCAACAGACTGAAAAAAGAAGCGGAAGTTGTAAAAGCTGCAAGAATTGTCCGGTCTGGACAGGTGCTTCAGGTTGAAGGCGATCTCCTTTTGATCGGAGATGTGAATCCTGGGGGCACGGTGATTGCAAACGGCAGCATCTTCGTTTTAGGTGCTCTGAGAGGTACCGCCCATGCAGGCTATAATGGAAACAGCAGGGCGATCATTGCTGCATCTGTCATGGCGCCAGCCCAGCTTAAAATTTATGATTCACTTAATCAGTCTCCTGAGCGTATTCATGTAGACGAACACGGGATGGAGTGTGCGTACATAGATGACGATGGGCAAATGAAGAGAGACCGACTGCAGAATGTGATGTATGTAAGACCAGATGTAACTACGCTCGAGGGGGGAATGTAG
- the mreC gene encoding rod shape-determining protein MreC, giving the protein MPPFFMNKRLILLLASVILLVALIGFSIKGDRELSWPEKFVKDSTGLFQTVFHKPAQFFGGAFEEIGNLKDTYEENKYLKSRVEQYASLDSEVQRLRKENDRLRADVGAKTDLSKFEPITGTLIARNPDRWYEYITIDRGKQNGVTEDMAVMTSKGLIGKIKSVDAFTSTVQLLSAQDRVNQVPAIVKGKENIFGLIAGYDEKREMLLYRNINTSMDIKKGDKVVTAGNGGVFTSELSIGTVEDVQPDSYGLTKMAYVKPSANFYDVENVFIIKRAASVPPEGDVSDGDAEEEAK; this is encoded by the coding sequence ATGCCGCCTTTTTTTATGAACAAACGGCTTATTCTGCTTCTGGCAAGCGTCATTTTGCTCGTTGCACTGATCGGCTTCTCTATTAAAGGCGACCGTGAATTGTCATGGCCAGAGAAGTTTGTAAAGGATTCTACCGGTTTATTTCAAACTGTTTTTCATAAGCCTGCTCAATTCTTTGGCGGGGCTTTTGAGGAAATCGGCAATTTAAAGGATACATATGAAGAAAATAAATATCTGAAATCAAGAGTTGAGCAGTATGCAAGTCTTGACTCTGAGGTTCAGCGTCTCAGAAAAGAGAATGACCGTCTGCGGGCAGATGTAGGAGCGAAAACAGATTTAAGCAAATTCGAACCGATCACTGGTACGCTGATTGCAAGAAATCCTGACCGCTGGTATGAATACATTACGATTGACCGCGGCAAGCAAAATGGTGTAACGGAAGACATGGCGGTTATGACATCTAAAGGACTCATCGGGAAAATTAAAAGTGTGGATGCATTTACTTCCACCGTTCAGCTTTTAAGTGCTCAGGACCGTGTCAATCAGGTCCCTGCAATTGTTAAGGGCAAGGAAAATATTTTCGGCTTAATCGCAGGCTACGATGAAAAAAGAGAAATGCTTCTTTATAGAAACATCAATACGAGCATGGATATTAAAAAGGGCGATAAAGTTGTAACTGCAGGGAACGGCGGAGTGTTCACCTCGGAACTTTCGATAGGAACAGTGGAAGATGTTCAGCCTGATTCTTACGGTTTAACGAAAATGGCCTATGTGAAACCGTCTGCTAATTTTTACGATGTCGAAAATGTATTTATCATCAAACGTGCAGCTTCCGTTCCTCCAGAAGGAGATGTAAGTGACGGCGATGCGGAGGAGGAAGCAAAGTGA
- a CDS encoding rod shape-determining protein, whose product MFGIGTRDLGIDLGTANTLVFVKGRGIVLREPSVVAMQTDTKSIVAVGNDAKNMIGRTPGNVVALRPMKDGVIADYETTATMMKYYIKQATKNKSLFSRKPYVMVCVPSGITAVEERAVIDATRQAGARDAYTIEEPFAAAIGSNLPVWEPTGSMVVDIGGGTTEVAIISLGGIVTSQSIRVAGDEMDDAIINYIRKTYNLMIGDRTAEAIKMEVGSAGTPEGVDNMEIRGRDLLTGLPKTIEITAKEIAEALRDTVYTIVDTVKNTLEKTPPELAADIMDRGIVLTGGGALLRNLDKVISEETNMPVLIAENPLDCVAIGTGKALEHIHLFKGKTKNLR is encoded by the coding sequence ATGTTTGGAATTGGTACTAGAGACCTTGGGATAGATTTGGGTACTGCAAATACCCTCGTGTTCGTGAAAGGCAGAGGAATCGTTCTCCGTGAACCTTCTGTTGTTGCAATGCAAACAGATACCAAGTCCATTGTTGCTGTTGGAAATGATGCTAAAAATATGATCGGGCGTACACCTGGAAATGTCGTAGCACTTCGTCCAATGAAGGATGGCGTTATTGCAGATTACGAGACGACTGCTACAATGATGAAATATTACATAAAACAAGCGACGAAAAACAAAAGTCTTTTCTCAAGAAAACCGTACGTAATGGTTTGTGTGCCATCAGGCATTACAGCTGTTGAAGAACGTGCTGTCATTGATGCAACAAGACAAGCAGGCGCGCGGGATGCGTATACGATTGAAGAACCATTCGCAGCTGCGATCGGTTCAAACCTGCCTGTGTGGGAACCGACTGGAAGCATGGTTGTGGATATTGGCGGTGGTACAACGGAAGTCGCTATTATTTCCCTTGGCGGAATCGTAACCAGCCAATCCATCCGTGTGGCAGGCGATGAAATGGATGACGCGATCATCAACTATATCCGCAAAACGTATAACCTAATGATTGGTGACCGGACAGCTGAAGCCATCAAAATGGAAGTCGGCTCCGCCGGAACTCCTGAGGGTGTTGATAACATGGAAATCCGCGGCCGTGACCTGCTTACCGGATTGCCGAAGACAATCGAAATTACAGCGAAAGAAATTGCAGAGGCTCTTCGTGACACGGTTTATACGATCGTTGATACAGTCAAAAACACGCTGGAAAAAACACCGCCGGAACTTGCAGCCGATATTATGGACCGCGGAATTGTTTTGACCGGTGGAGGAGCATTGCTGCGCAACCTGGATAAAGTGATTAGTGAAGAGACAAATATGCCTGTACTGATTGCTGAAAATCCATTGGACTGTGTGGCAATTGGAACAGGAAAAGCACTTGAGCATATTCATCTATTTAAAGGAAAAACGAAAAACCTCCGTTAA
- a CDS encoding Maf family protein: protein MHAHLQQHLILASGSPRRKELLESLNIPINVMITNVDETIEPGQSPEDAVMQLARRKAGHSADSFPDSFVVAADTIVVLDGQILGKPQNEEEAERTLGLLSGKSHRVLTGVSIFKGKKERTFYVSTEVTFWELSGEEIKTYAETGEPLDKAGSYGIQGLGKAFVKEIRGDYFSVVGLPVSRLIRELREIGFTI, encoded by the coding sequence ATGCACGCACATCTCCAACAGCACCTTATATTAGCTTCCGGTTCTCCAAGAAGGAAGGAACTGCTCGAAAGTTTGAACATCCCTATTAATGTGATGATTACGAATGTAGACGAGACCATTGAGCCTGGACAGTCTCCCGAAGATGCCGTCATGCAATTAGCGCGCAGGAAAGCAGGGCATTCAGCAGACTCCTTTCCAGACTCCTTTGTCGTCGCTGCGGACACCATCGTCGTATTAGACGGTCAAATCCTCGGAAAGCCTCAAAACGAGGAGGAAGCAGAAAGGACTCTTGGTCTATTATCAGGAAAAAGCCACCGCGTCCTGACCGGTGTCTCTATTTTTAAAGGTAAAAAGGAAAGAACTTTCTATGTTTCTACAGAAGTAACCTTCTGGGAATTGTCCGGTGAAGAAATCAAAACGTATGCAGAAACCGGTGAACCGCTTGATAAGGCTGGATCCTATGGAATCCAGGGTCTAGGAAAGGCTTTTGTTAAAGAAATCAGAGGAGATTATTTTTCTGTGGTCGGTCTGCCGGTTTCAAGACTTATTCGTGAATTGAGAGAGATAGGATTTACGATTTAA
- a CDS encoding SPOR domain-containing protein: protein MDKQQNKGRTIKIRMNGEPESRKETIIPFTSWEENAAREAAASAEPEKEEFQWILPDDEGDVYEEDPKVIVQKKEKKKGFSFPSDTKGVQDRLFPIKQFLFTVIVAVVLGISFGFIALNVISNDDMPAAAKPADGGTDPGEPAPPPSGETPSPVIPSAAGKIAAFVVQNGKFSSRASAEEVAGELKSSGYAAVVREENGAFYVYGGIGFSKEETSALSKAFQENQVEAWGGKQTEWPVSSTGNSSEALQKAAGRLSAISLQVISGGKPEAEQIKTASDDISRVKEDSALKKNLLSAAKQLSMDSSAASGWKAQQLILDGLNAGK, encoded by the coding sequence ATGGACAAGCAGCAGAATAAAGGGCGAACCATTAAAATCAGGATGAATGGTGAACCTGAATCCAGGAAAGAGACCATCATTCCCTTTACTTCGTGGGAGGAGAATGCTGCAAGAGAAGCTGCCGCATCTGCAGAGCCTGAGAAAGAGGAGTTTCAGTGGATTCTGCCTGATGATGAGGGGGATGTGTATGAAGAAGATCCAAAAGTAATCGTTCAGAAGAAGGAGAAGAAAAAGGGATTTTCATTCCCTTCGGATACGAAAGGCGTGCAGGATCGGCTGTTTCCGATTAAACAATTTTTGTTTACGGTCATCGTAGCGGTCGTATTGGGGATATCATTTGGATTTATTGCACTGAATGTCATTTCCAATGATGATATGCCGGCGGCCGCCAAGCCGGCAGATGGCGGGACAGATCCTGGTGAGCCGGCACCTCCTCCATCCGGAGAAACGCCATCTCCTGTCATTCCGTCCGCAGCGGGCAAGATAGCAGCCTTTGTTGTCCAAAACGGAAAATTTTCATCGCGTGCCTCTGCTGAAGAGGTAGCGGGTGAGCTGAAGAGCAGCGGATATGCGGCTGTGGTCAGAGAAGAAAATGGCGCTTTTTATGTATACGGAGGGATTGGTTTTTCTAAGGAAGAAACCAGTGCACTTAGCAAAGCCTTTCAGGAGAATCAAGTGGAAGCATGGGGTGGCAAACAGACAGAGTGGCCGGTTTCCAGCACTGGGAATTCGTCGGAAGCGCTGCAAAAAGCGGCAGGCAGGTTATCAGCTATATCGCTTCAGGTCATTTCAGGAGGAAAACCTGAAGCTGAACAAATCAAGACAGCATCAGATGACATTAGCCGTGTGAAAGAGGATTCGGCTTTGAAAAAAAATCTGTTATCCGCGGCTAAACAGCTTTCCATGGATTCCTCTGCTGCAAGCGGCTGGAAAGCCCAGCAGCTTATATTGGATGGGCTGAATGCGGGGAAATAA
- a CDS encoding GerAB/ArcD/ProY family transporter, with amino-acid sequence MNHVISKQQLFLLFISFVTGSSILMAPGLTATFAKNEAWVSTIIASVIGLILNLLLMWLMKKYHYASIFEITEKILGKVMSYLVNGLIIFYALSLAAYIVRNLSNFMTTSISPESSPANFQVLILLVAMYSVFFGLNNLARVNEFFTPITLFLLAASLVLVLNQVEFSNLKPFFARGVMPVLHGAYTILGFPFIEIIIMSSFFTYVSNKKGLGRTYLAAMLIGGAVLALTVLMSLAIQGYDLVIRQTYSTFELMRDITIVRLFERVEVLIGVFWIFGIFVKITCCMQAAVLGFKAMTKHTTYRPFIIPAALFVWIMANQVHLNIVDFNNFVLKYWTLWWFALYVLFVLFLAAGLLLGKHKSFHKNS; translated from the coding sequence ATGAATCATGTTATTTCCAAGCAGCAGTTATTTTTATTGTTCATCAGCTTTGTAACAGGCAGCTCTATTTTAATGGCTCCCGGTCTAACGGCTACCTTTGCAAAAAATGAGGCATGGGTTTCAACAATCATAGCCAGTGTGATCGGGCTCATTCTGAACCTGCTGCTTATGTGGCTTATGAAAAAATATCATTATGCCTCTATTTTCGAAATTACTGAAAAAATATTAGGAAAGGTTATGAGCTATCTCGTTAATGGGCTGATTATTTTTTATGCACTGAGTTTAGCTGCGTATATTGTGAGGAATTTAAGCAATTTTATGACCACTTCTATCAGCCCGGAGAGCAGTCCAGCCAATTTTCAGGTGTTAATCCTGCTGGTTGCCATGTACTCCGTTTTCTTCGGCTTGAATAACCTGGCGAGAGTCAATGAATTTTTCACACCCATTACCCTGTTTTTGCTTGCTGCTTCCCTTGTACTGGTTCTGAATCAGGTTGAATTCTCCAATCTGAAGCCGTTCTTCGCTAGAGGAGTTATGCCTGTGTTGCATGGGGCATACACGATTCTTGGCTTTCCTTTTATCGAAATTATTATAATGTCTTCCTTTTTTACGTATGTTAGCAATAAAAAAGGGCTGGGCAGAACTTATTTAGCTGCAATGTTAATAGGGGGTGCGGTTCTTGCCTTAACGGTTTTAATGAGCCTTGCGATACAAGGCTATGACCTAGTTATCCGCCAAACCTATTCTACATTTGAGCTGATGCGTGATATTACGATCGTAAGGCTGTTTGAGCGAGTGGAGGTTCTGATTGGGGTTTTTTGGATTTTTGGGATATTTGTGAAAATCACATGCTGTATGCAGGCGGCTGTTCTAGGCTTTAAAGCGATGACTAAGCATACTACCTACAGGCCATTTATTATCCCTGCAGCCCTTTTTGTTTGGATTATGGCCAATCAGGTGCATTTAAATATCGTGGACTTTAATAATTTCGTATTAAAATACTGGACTTTATGGTGGTTTGCATTATATGTGCTTTTTGTCTTATTCCTTGCCGCGGGTCTTCTTCTCGGCAAGCATAAGAGCTTTCATAAGAACAGTTGA
- a CDS encoding spore germination protein — protein MLRAKSKRDRIKELDEKRSSWAALPISKRMAENEAVITGLFGNSDDLVIQSYPRETFSFMVVYLENMADRKQIEEFIVSPILKQVQEGVPAIEGWIQNTVSTSAGLTAAVHFAEVADLMIRGGVALFIDGQTYVHTIPLTSWKSRTIEEPQTQTMVRGPREGFVELIADNIPLLRRRISTPMLYFESLKAGKITQTKIVLGYIEGLVDKKVLNHLRSKLSALETDKLFETGMLEELLKENKLTPFPVFLSTERPDVAASALSEGKVIIMMEGTPFCIIAPATFWAFFQAAEDYYQNYDIASLVRIIRLIAYAIGLAFPAAYIAVTTFHQELIPSELLISLAAQREGVPFPAFVEALLMEVIFEILREAGVRMPRPVGSAVSIVGAIVIGESAVAAGLVSPAIVIVVSLTAISSFVAPYYSFSGASRLLRFLLMVMAATLGIYGMIIFFIALVIHLASITSAGVPYFQPFAPFSLDQQKDGFLRMPLWMSNTKLYKRIQKKQESGGSA, from the coding sequence TTGCTGCGTGCTAAAAGTAAGAGAGACCGGATTAAGGAATTGGATGAAAAACGCTCCAGCTGGGCTGCTCTTCCAATTTCGAAAAGGATGGCTGAAAATGAGGCGGTGATTACAGGTTTATTTGGCAATAGTGATGATCTTGTCATTCAATCTTATCCTCGCGAAACGTTCTCGTTTATGGTGGTTTATCTTGAAAACATGGCGGATCGGAAGCAAATTGAAGAATTTATCGTATCTCCGATTCTGAAGCAGGTGCAGGAAGGTGTTCCTGCAATAGAAGGCTGGATTCAAAATACGGTATCCACCTCGGCTGGATTAACGGCAGCTGTTCATTTTGCAGAGGTGGCGGATCTCATGATCAGAGGCGGGGTGGCCCTGTTTATTGACGGACAAACCTATGTACATACCATTCCTTTAACCTCCTGGAAGAGCCGGACCATCGAAGAGCCTCAGACTCAAACGATGGTACGCGGACCGCGTGAAGGATTTGTGGAGCTGATTGCAGATAACATCCCCCTTCTGAGAAGAAGAATATCGACTCCTATGCTTTACTTTGAATCGTTAAAGGCGGGGAAAATTACACAAACGAAAATTGTTTTAGGGTATATTGAAGGGCTTGTAGATAAAAAGGTTTTGAACCATTTACGTTCAAAATTGTCTGCGCTTGAAACCGATAAGTTATTTGAAACGGGCATGCTTGAGGAACTGCTTAAAGAAAATAAATTAACCCCTTTCCCTGTTTTTTTATCTACGGAGAGGCCTGATGTGGCAGCCTCTGCTCTTAGTGAGGGAAAAGTCATCATCATGATGGAGGGAACCCCATTTTGTATTATTGCCCCTGCTACCTTTTGGGCTTTTTTTCAGGCAGCCGAGGATTACTATCAAAATTATGATATCGCTTCTCTCGTCCGTATTATCAGACTGATTGCCTATGCGATCGGACTCGCTTTTCCCGCTGCTTACATAGCAGTTACTACATTTCATCAAGAGCTCATTCCTTCAGAACTCCTGATAAGTCTTGCCGCTCAGCGGGAAGGGGTGCCATTCCCGGCATTTGTAGAAGCTCTGCTAATGGAGGTTATTTTTGAAATTCTCCGTGAGGCTGGCGTTAGGATGCCGAGACCGGTCGGGTCAGCTGTTTCGATCGTTGGAGCGATTGTAATCGGTGAGTCGGCCGTTGCGGCAGGACTTGTTTCCCCTGCAATTGTCATCGTGGTTTCCTTAACCGCGATATCTAGCTTCGTTGCTCCGTATTATTCTTTTTCAGGAGCAAGCAGGCTGCTGCGCTTTTTATTAATGGTAATGGCTGCGACGCTTGGAATTTATGGAATGATCATTTTTTTTATCGCATTAGTCATTCATTTAGCCTCGATTACCTCAGCAGGAGTCCCGTATTTTCAGCCATTTGCTCCCTTCAGTCTGGATCAGCAGAAGGATGGATTTTTAAGGATGCCACTGTGGATGTCAAATACAAAACTGTATAAGCGGATTCAAAAGAAACAGGAGAGCGGGGGATCGGCATGA
- a CDS encoding Ger(x)C family spore germination protein yields the protein MKKWPLILSLLLLLTSCGRIELNELIIVSGLGFDVSPEGMSMSIQLVNPGATAKSKGATESGGAGGAVYTYTFSGSSITEIMEKARNMFSRKIYFAHLSVILIGEEFAKNKGLLPILDYLERYYQIRDNVNVFVAKESTARELFSVYIPIQNIPSLSIARRIDVYGGSMGLKKGVELQDIIRWNYGGYTEPVIPGIKKKIPEADGAETAVLDNIDGNQKMFEMTGFAFFNDDKLAGWFTPGESRGWAFLGNNVDGFETTVECPGYPDEIIGVKFKEAKGKLENLSTDPLSYKATLSAVAEVQEVTCPIALENGEQLKRIGKKAEEKLQREMQQAFHTAVKNNIDMLGLRQLLYENHYTDWKKMKNQWDERFKMAQLDTSADITIQQTGLRLKSVYEK from the coding sequence ATGAAGAAATGGCCGCTCATTTTATCGCTCCTCCTTCTGCTCACCTCCTGCGGAAGGATTGAGCTGAATGAACTGATTATCGTGTCAGGCCTTGGGTTTGATGTGAGTCCGGAGGGAATGAGCATGTCGATCCAGCTTGTTAATCCTGGTGCGACCGCTAAGTCTAAAGGAGCCACTGAATCCGGAGGTGCAGGCGGAGCTGTCTACACCTATACATTCAGCGGCAGTTCCATAACGGAAATTATGGAAAAGGCACGAAATATGTTTTCGAGAAAAATTTACTTTGCCCATCTTTCTGTTATTTTAATTGGAGAGGAATTTGCGAAAAACAAAGGCTTGCTGCCTATTTTGGATTATCTGGAAAGGTACTATCAGATCAGAGACAACGTAAATGTCTTTGTAGCAAAGGAAAGTACTGCTAGGGAATTATTCTCTGTTTATATTCCCATTCAAAATATTCCCTCTCTTTCCATAGCCAGAAGAATTGATGTTTACGGCGGCAGCATGGGGCTGAAAAAGGGAGTGGAGCTGCAGGATATTATCCGCTGGAATTATGGCGGATATACAGAGCCGGTTATACCGGGAATCAAAAAAAAGATCCCCGAAGCGGATGGGGCTGAAACGGCAGTTCTTGATAACATCGATGGGAATCAGAAGATGTTTGAAATGACGGGATTTGCTTTTTTTAACGATGATAAGCTTGCAGGATGGTTTACTCCCGGCGAATCGAGAGGATGGGCCTTTCTCGGTAATAACGTGGATGGATTTGAAACGACCGTGGAGTGCCCTGGATATCCTGATGAAATAATCGGCGTCAAATTTAAAGAAGCGAAGGGAAAGCTAGAGAATCTGTCAACAGATCCTCTGTCTTATAAAGCTACATTGTCTGCTGTTGCGGAGGTTCAGGAGGTTACATGTCCGATTGCTCTTGAAAATGGAGAGCAGCTCAAGCGAATTGGAAAAAAAGCAGAGGAAAAGCTTCAGCGGGAAATGCAGCAAGCTTTTCATACAGCAGTAAAAAATAACATTGATATGCTTGGTCTCCGTCAGCTGCTTTATGAAAACCATTATACAGATTGGAAAAAGATGAAAAACCAGTGGGATGAAAGGTTCAAAATGGCTCAGCTAGATACTTCTGCTGATATAACCATTCAGCAAACGGGCCTGAGGTTAAAAAGTGTCTATGAAAAATAA
- the mreD gene encoding rod shape-determining protein MreD, whose product MRRFLLPVVVLFFFIMESTAVDLVLIPSFSEDMFYVPRFTLLLLIFVSVYVRDGLAITYAIVFGLLHDIVYTEILGVYLFAYPFLTYLSGKALKILQNNAFVVLLVGMLAISILEFYVYGIQLIISLNPLNFYEFANRRLLPTLAVNSIAGLVIIYPLKSFLTGLKRQTED is encoded by the coding sequence GTGAGACGTTTTCTCCTTCCTGTCGTTGTCTTGTTTTTTTTCATCATGGAGAGTACCGCAGTTGATTTAGTTCTTATTCCGTCCTTTTCAGAGGATATGTTTTATGTTCCGAGGTTTACCCTGCTTCTATTAATTTTTGTATCCGTTTATGTAAGAGATGGACTTGCGATCACATACGCGATTGTCTTTGGGCTGCTGCACGATATTGTGTATACAGAGATTCTTGGAGTCTATCTTTTTGCTTATCCATTTCTGACTTATCTTTCCGGGAAAGCACTGAAGATTCTTCAGAATAATGCTTTTGTTGTTTTGCTTGTCGGAATGCTGGCAATCAGTATACTCGAATTTTACGTTTACGGGATCCAGCTTATTATTAGCCTGAATCCGCTTAATTTCTATGAATTTGCCAATCGCAGACTCCTGCCTACGCTGGCTGTGAATTCCATCGCGGGTCTTGTGATTATTTATCCGTTAAAATCGTTTCTCACGGGTCTAAAGAGACAGACAGAGGATTAA